One segment of Cynocephalus volans isolate mCynVol1 chromosome 8, mCynVol1.pri, whole genome shotgun sequence DNA contains the following:
- the DNASE2B gene encoding deoxyribonuclease-2-beta encodes MAARRLRTTLALFFLGLFGVLRAATISCRNEKGEAVDWFTFYKLPKRQDKESRETGLEYLYLDSTIRSWRRSEYLMNTTGSVLGRTLQQLYEAYASKSNNTGYLIYNDGVPKSVNYSRKYGHTKGLLLWNRVQGFWLIHSIPQFPPIPEEGYDYPPTGRRNGQSGICVTFQYNQYEAIDSQLLVCNPNIYSCSIPATFRQELVHMPQLCAKSHSSETPDRHLTTLQSAQGQNFLHFAKSDYFLDDIFAAWMAQQLKSHLLTETWQRKRQELPSNCSLPYHVYNIKAIKISRQSYFSSYQDHAKWCISQKGTRKHWTCIGDLNRSPHQAFRSGGFICTQNRHIYQAFQRLVLFYENCN; translated from the exons ATGGCAGCAAGACGTCTAAGAACAACTCTTGCTTTGTTCTTCCTTGGCCTCTTTGGGGTCCTCAGGGCAGCAACAATATcatgcagaaatgaaaaaggtgaagCTGTTGATTG GTTTaccttttataaattacctaaaaGGCAAGATAAGGAAAGTAGAGAGACTGGGTTAGAGTACTTGTACCTAGACTCTACAATCCGAAGCTGGAGGAGGAGTGAGTACCTAATGAATACCACCGGGAGTGTTTTGGGAAGGACATTACAACAGCTCTATGAAGCATATGCCTCCAAG AGTAACAACACAGGCTATCTAATATACAATGATGGAGTCCCTAAATCTGTGAATTACAGCAGGAAGTACGGACACACCAAAG GTTTACTGCTCTGGAACAGAGTCCAGGGGTTCTGGCTGATTCATTCCATTCCCCAGTTTCCTCCAATTCCTGAAGAAGGCTATGATTATCCACCCACAGGGAGACGAAATGGACAAAGTGGCATCTGTGTGACTTTCCAGTACAACCAGTATGAAGCAATAG ATTCTCAGCTCTTGGTCTGCAACCCAAACATCTACAGCTGTTCCATCCCGGCCACCTTTCGCCAGGAGCTCGTTCACATGCCCCAGCTGTGCGCTAAATCTCATTCATCAGAGACCCCTGACCGGCACCTCACCACTCTGCAGTCAGCCCAGGGACAAAACTTCCTCCATTTTGCAAAGTCTGATTATTTTCTCGATG ACATCTTTGCAGCATGGATGGCTCAACAGTTGAAGTCACACTTGCTAACAGAAACCTGGCAGCGAAAGAGACAAGAGCTTCCTTCAAACTGCTCCCTTCCTTACCATGTCTACAATATCAAAGCAATTAAGATATCTCGACAATCCTATTTCAGTTCTTATCAGGATCATGCCAAATGGTGTATTTCTCAAAAGGGCACCAGAAAACACTGGACATGTATTGGAGACCTAAATCGGAGCCCACACCAAGCCTTCAGAAGTGGTGGATTCATTTGTACTCAAAATCGGCACATTTACCAAGCATTTCAAAGATTAGTTTTGTTTTATGAGAACTGTAACTAA